One genomic segment of Burkholderia multivorans ATCC BAA-247 includes these proteins:
- a CDS encoding DUF3331 domain-containing protein, whose product MKASKSLPALDPADVHVEILEQSDTLLVVRWVEPGRCHYGEQRWRRRFAQRTGTCALSRQVIHRGDEVFRPAERPAPANAGAMISAAEVLGLSSGK is encoded by the coding sequence ATGAAGGCTTCCAAATCTTTGCCTGCGCTCGATCCCGCCGACGTCCACGTCGAAATCCTCGAACAGTCCGATACGCTGCTCGTCGTCCGCTGGGTCGAACCCGGCCGCTGCCACTACGGCGAGCAACGCTGGCGCCGCCGCTTCGCGCAGCGCACCGGCACCTGCGCGCTGTCGCGCCAGGTGATCCACCGCGGCGACGAAGTGTTCCGCCCCGCCGAGCGTCCGGCGCCCGCGAATGCCGGCGCGATGATCTCGGCGGCCGAAGTGCTCGGGCTGTCGAGCGGCAAGTAA
- a CDS encoding DUF4148 domain-containing protein, protein MKSLVIAVAAAAALSASFSTFAQSTVTRAQVRNELVQLEKAGYKPGLASPYYPNDIQAAEARVHGADASGYGAQPAPVVHSGAPAAATSNARDSIFFGQ, encoded by the coding sequence ATGAAATCGCTCGTTATCGCCGTTGCTGCCGCTGCCGCCCTGTCCGCTTCGTTCAGCACGTTCGCCCAAAGCACCGTGACGCGCGCGCAAGTGCGCAACGAACTGGTTCAGCTCGAAAAGGCCGGCTACAAGCCCGGTCTGGCAAGCCCGTACTACCCGAACGACATCCAGGCCGCCGAAGCACGCGTGCATGGCGCGGACGCAAGCGGCTACGGCGCACAGCCGGCGCCGGTCGTCCACTCGGGCGCGCCCGCTGCCGCGACGTCGAACGCACGCGATTCGATCTTCTTCGGCCAGTAA
- a CDS encoding alpha/beta hydrolase: MLEAEIAAFVAAVDAWYPPGAAACTPDEQRRLYDRFAAAWTPATLPAGVARQDAVWHAPHGQAIALRRYAPSHGAPRGTVLFFHGGGFVVGSLDSHQLITARLAADTGLAVIAVDYRLAPEHRAPAALEDCAAVARAARDARLPFGPCTAPLTLAGDSAGGNLAAAVATVLRDADARGIEGIDGVALVYPMLGFEPQSPARETEAHAPMLTLDDVHRYRAWYWGEREATARTGDRSSHADPLLRASLPLEAARFDGLPPVLAIGAEHDPLRDDARAYVERIRAAGGRARYWMGEGLVHGCWRALATSPQAARLHRMVGAFLLAPDT; encoded by the coding sequence ATGCTCGAAGCGGAAATCGCGGCGTTCGTCGCGGCGGTCGACGCTTGGTATCCGCCGGGCGCGGCCGCGTGCACGCCCGACGAGCAGCGTCGCCTGTACGACCGCTTCGCGGCCGCGTGGACGCCCGCGACGCTGCCGGCCGGCGTCGCACGGCAGGACGCGGTATGGCACGCGCCGCACGGCCAGGCGATCGCGCTGCGGCGCTACGCGCCGTCGCACGGCGCGCCGCGCGGCACGGTGCTGTTTTTTCATGGCGGCGGGTTCGTCGTCGGCTCGCTCGACAGTCATCAGCTGATCACCGCGCGGCTCGCGGCCGATACGGGCCTCGCGGTGATCGCGGTCGACTATCGGCTCGCGCCCGAGCATCGTGCGCCGGCCGCGCTCGAGGATTGCGCGGCCGTCGCGCGCGCGGCACGCGATGCGCGCCTGCCGTTCGGCCCGTGCACGGCGCCGCTGACGCTCGCCGGCGACAGCGCGGGCGGCAATCTCGCGGCGGCCGTCGCGACGGTGCTGCGCGATGCGGACGCGCGCGGCATCGAGGGCATCGACGGCGTCGCGCTCGTCTATCCGATGCTCGGCTTCGAACCGCAATCGCCGGCGCGCGAGACGGAAGCGCATGCGCCGATGCTGACGCTCGATGACGTGCATCGCTATCGCGCGTGGTACTGGGGCGAACGCGAGGCAACGGCGCGCACCGGCGATCGTTCGTCGCACGCGGATCCGCTGCTGCGCGCATCGCTGCCGCTGGAGGCCGCGCGTTTCGACGGACTGCCGCCGGTGCTCGCGATCGGCGCCGAGCACGATCCGCTGCGCGACGATGCGCGCGCGTACGTCGAACGGATTCGCGCGGCCGGCGGCCGTGCGCGCTACTGGATGGGCGAGGGGCTCGTGCACGGCTGCTGGCGCGCGCTGGCGACGAGTCCGCAGGCGGCGCGCCTGCACCGCATGGTCGGCGCGTTCCTGCTCGCGCCCGATACCTAG
- a CDS encoding thioesterase family protein has translation MTGDTPLTLYRDVVRPEWVDYNGHLRDAFYLLIFSFATDALLDRIGLDDAARRECGRSVYTLEAHVNYLQEIKEGTRVRVDARVLAHDAKRLHLYLELFADGHDGAVSASEQMLLHVDTRGGAKSAPFDDDVAARVAELHALQRDCAAPAYAGRVIALPPRR, from the coding sequence ATGACCGGCGATACCCCGCTGACGCTTTACCGCGACGTCGTGCGGCCAGAGTGGGTCGACTACAACGGCCATTTGCGCGACGCGTTCTATCTGCTGATCTTCAGCTTCGCGACCGATGCGCTGCTGGACCGCATCGGGCTCGACGACGCGGCGCGTCGCGAGTGCGGCCGCTCGGTCTATACGCTCGAAGCGCACGTCAACTATCTGCAGGAGATCAAGGAAGGCACGCGCGTGCGCGTCGATGCGCGCGTGCTCGCGCACGACGCGAAGCGGCTGCATCTGTATCTCGAGCTGTTCGCGGACGGGCACGACGGTGCGGTGTCGGCGAGCGAGCAGATGCTGCTGCACGTCGATACGCGCGGCGGCGCGAAATCGGCGCCGTTCGACGACGACGTCGCCGCGCGTGTGGCCGAGCTTCACGCGTTGCAGCGCGATTGCGCGGCGCCCGCGTATGCGGGCCGGGTGATCGCGCTGCCGCCGCGCCGCTAA
- a CDS encoding L-carnitine dehydrogenase encodes MAVITDIKTFAAIGTGVIGSGWIARALAHGLDVVVWDPAPGAEARLRANVANAWPALERVGLAAGADPARLRFESTIEACVADADFIQESAPEREALKLELHEQISRAAKPDAIIASSTSGLLPTDFYARATHPERCVVGHPFNPVYLLPLVEVLGGARTSPEAVEAAMAIYRKLGMRPLHVRKEVPGFIADRLLEALWREALHLVNEGVATTGEIDDAIRFGAGIRWSFMGTFLTYTLAGGDAGMRHFMQQFGPALELPWTKLVAPTLTDELIDRVVDGTSEQQGKRSIKELERYRDECITEVLKAIAAVKARHGMRFED; translated from the coding sequence ATGGCAGTGATAACCGACATCAAGACGTTCGCCGCCATCGGCACCGGCGTGATCGGCAGCGGATGGATCGCCCGCGCGCTCGCGCACGGTCTCGACGTGGTGGTATGGGATCCGGCGCCGGGCGCGGAAGCGCGGCTGCGGGCGAACGTCGCGAACGCGTGGCCCGCGCTCGAACGCGTCGGTCTTGCAGCGGGCGCCGATCCCGCGCGGCTGCGTTTCGAGTCGACGATCGAAGCTTGCGTCGCCGACGCCGACTTCATCCAGGAAAGCGCGCCCGAGCGCGAAGCGCTGAAGCTCGAACTGCACGAGCAGATCAGCCGCGCGGCGAAGCCCGACGCGATCATCGCATCGTCGACGTCGGGACTGCTGCCGACCGATTTCTATGCGCGCGCGACGCATCCGGAGCGCTGCGTGGTCGGCCATCCGTTCAATCCCGTGTATCTGCTGCCGCTCGTCGAAGTGCTCGGCGGCGCGCGCACGTCGCCCGAAGCGGTCGAGGCCGCGATGGCGATCTATCGGAAGCTCGGCATGCGGCCGCTGCACGTGCGCAAGGAAGTGCCGGGCTTCATCGCGGACCGGCTGCTCGAAGCGCTGTGGCGCGAGGCGCTGCATCTCGTCAACGAAGGCGTCGCGACGACCGGCGAAATCGACGACGCGATCCGCTTCGGTGCAGGCATCCGCTGGTCCTTCATGGGGACGTTCCTGACCTACACGCTGGCCGGCGGCGACGCGGGCATGCGACACTTCATGCAGCAGTTCGGCCCCGCGCTCGAACTGCCGTGGACGAAACTCGTCGCGCCGACGCTGACCGACGAACTGATCGATCGCGTCGTCGACGGCACGAGCGAGCAGCAGGGCAAGCGCAGCATCAAGGAACTCGAACGCTATCGCGACGAGTGCATTACCGAGGTGCTGAAGGCGATCGCCGCGGTGAAGGCGCGGCATGGGATGCGATTCGAGGACTGA
- a CDS encoding 3-keto-5-aminohexanoate cleavage protein, with protein MNHEVIVTCAVTGAGDTVGKHPAIPVTPKEIAAAAIEAAKAGATVAHCHVRDPQTGRGSRDPNLYREVVDRIRSADVDVIINLTAGMGGDLEIGPGEDPMRFGKGTDLVGGLTRLVHVEELLPEICTLDCGTLNFGDGDYIYVSTPAQLRAGAKRIQELGVKPELEIFDTGHLWFAKQLLKEGLLDDPPLFQLCLGIPWGAPADTGTMKAMVDNLPPGAHWAGFGIGRMQMPMVAQAMLLGGHVRVGLEDNLWLDRGVHASNGTLVERAREIVERLGGRVLTPAEGRRKLGLPPRGERPLERRAIAEFA; from the coding sequence ATGAACCATGAAGTCATCGTCACCTGCGCGGTCACCGGCGCAGGCGACACGGTCGGCAAACACCCGGCGATTCCGGTCACGCCGAAGGAGATCGCGGCCGCCGCGATCGAGGCCGCGAAGGCCGGCGCGACGGTCGCGCACTGCCACGTGCGCGATCCGCAAACGGGCCGCGGCAGCCGCGACCCGAACCTGTATCGCGAAGTGGTCGACCGGATCCGCTCGGCCGACGTCGACGTGATCATCAACCTGACGGCCGGCATGGGCGGCGATCTCGAGATCGGCCCCGGCGAGGATCCGATGCGCTTCGGCAAGGGCACCGATCTGGTCGGCGGGCTCACGCGGCTCGTGCACGTCGAGGAGCTGCTGCCCGAGATCTGCACGCTCGACTGCGGCACGCTCAATTTCGGCGACGGCGACTACATCTACGTGTCGACGCCCGCGCAGCTGCGCGCCGGCGCGAAACGGATCCAGGAACTCGGCGTGAAGCCGGAACTGGAAATCTTCGACACGGGCCATCTCTGGTTCGCGAAGCAGCTGCTGAAGGAAGGGCTGCTCGACGATCCGCCGCTGTTCCAGCTGTGTCTCGGCATTCCGTGGGGCGCGCCGGCCGACACCGGCACGATGAAGGCGATGGTCGACAACCTGCCGCCGGGTGCGCATTGGGCCGGCTTCGGCATCGGCCGCATGCAGATGCCGATGGTCGCGCAGGCGATGCTGCTCGGCGGGCACGTGCGCGTCGGCCTCGAAGACAACCTGTGGCTCGACCGCGGCGTTCACGCGAGCAACGGCACGCTCGTCGAGCGCGCACGCGAAATCGTCGAGCGGCTCGGCGGACGCGTGCTGACGCCGGCCGAAGGCCGCCGCAAGCTCGGGCTGCCGCCGCGCGGCGAACGTCCGCTCGAGCGCCGCGCGATCGCCGAATTTGCATGA
- a CDS encoding choline ABC transporter substrate-binding protein: protein MKSTKIAALAAVMLTTGAFMQAAHADADAASCRNVRFADIGWTDITSTTALASTVFEALGYKPTTTISSVPISFAGLKSKQLDVSLGYWWPVQQKQLQPFLDSKSINVIEPPNLSGAKATLAVPSYEYQAGLKTFDDIAKHRAELDGKIYGIEPGSSANATIQKMIDTNQYGLGGFKLVESSEAGMLVTVERAIREKKWVVFLGWEPHPMNIQISMNYLSGGDAAFGPNYGEARVYTLTAPDFLTRCPNAGKLVTNLRFTTQLENQLMQAVMNKTKPADAAKAYLKKNPQVLDPWLAGVKTFDGKDGLPAVKAYLGL, encoded by the coding sequence ATGAAGTCGACGAAGATCGCCGCGCTGGCCGCGGTCATGCTGACGACAGGCGCATTCATGCAGGCGGCGCACGCCGATGCGGATGCCGCCTCCTGCCGCAACGTCCGCTTTGCCGATATCGGCTGGACCGATATCACGTCCACGACGGCGCTCGCGTCGACCGTCTTCGAAGCGCTCGGCTACAAGCCGACGACGACGATCTCTTCCGTGCCGATCTCGTTCGCAGGCCTGAAGAGCAAGCAGCTCGACGTGTCGCTCGGCTACTGGTGGCCCGTGCAGCAGAAGCAGCTGCAGCCGTTCCTCGACAGCAAGTCGATCAACGTCATCGAACCGCCGAACCTGTCCGGCGCGAAGGCGACGCTCGCGGTGCCGAGCTACGAATATCAGGCGGGCCTCAAGACGTTCGACGACATCGCGAAGCACCGCGCGGAACTCGACGGCAAGATCTACGGGATCGAACCGGGCAGCAGCGCGAACGCGACGATCCAGAAGATGATCGACACGAACCAGTACGGGCTCGGCGGGTTCAAGCTCGTCGAGTCGAGCGAGGCGGGCATGCTCGTGACGGTCGAGCGTGCGATCCGCGAGAAGAAGTGGGTCGTGTTCCTCGGCTGGGAACCGCACCCGATGAACATCCAGATCAGCATGAACTATCTGTCCGGCGGCGACGCGGCGTTCGGGCCGAACTACGGCGAAGCGCGCGTCTACACGCTGACCGCGCCCGACTTCCTGACGCGCTGCCCGAACGCCGGCAAGCTCGTGACGAACCTGCGCTTCACGACGCAGCTCGAGAACCAACTGATGCAGGCCGTGATGAACAAGACGAAGCCGGCCGACGCCGCGAAGGCGTATCTGAAGAAGAATCCGCAGGTGCTCGATCCGTGGCTCGCGGGCGTGAAGACGTTCGACGGCAAGGACGGCCTGCCCGCGGTGAAGGCGTATCTCGGCCTGTGA
- a CDS encoding porin, whose product MTMNRLTTPRRIAAAVAALAVAQGVQASSSVTLYGDVDAGITFTSDQQTTSADGSVRGGRAVQLGGGNLAPSRLGLTGSEDIGGGTAVTFKLENSFWTGSGSLLQAGTLFNQNAWVGLTNERYGTLTVGRQFDSYTTTLAPYASSIPWATLYGSHIGDVDNLNAALNLNSAIQYASPTFAGFSFSGTFSFGGVAGDFSRRRGWALAASYNRAPFSFGVGVLDLNRPLDAALGGASGYIGDFACSNPAAMYCMLQNARSLTAIGAGGAYTIGPLTLGLVYTHTTLDDSRYFADAAHSHGADARFDIVEVNAAFAVSPALTLGAAYIYNAMKTDASGSPTFHQINLGATYNLSKRTALYAVGFFQQAAGHGIGRDPATGAPANYAQIPNLPNANGNRQLALTMGVRHNF is encoded by the coding sequence ATGACGATGAACAGACTGACGACGCCGCGCCGGATCGCGGCGGCGGTGGCGGCGCTCGCCGTCGCGCAGGGCGTGCAGGCATCGAGCAGCGTCACGCTGTATGGCGACGTCGATGCCGGCATCACATTCACGAGCGATCAGCAGACGACGAGCGCCGACGGCAGCGTGCGCGGCGGCCGCGCCGTGCAGCTCGGCGGCGGCAATCTCGCGCCGTCGCGCCTCGGCTTGACGGGCAGCGAGGACATCGGCGGCGGCACGGCCGTGACGTTCAAGCTCGAGAACAGCTTCTGGACGGGCAGCGGCAGCCTGCTGCAGGCCGGTACGCTGTTCAACCAGAACGCGTGGGTCGGCTTGACGAACGAACGCTACGGCACGCTCACCGTCGGCCGCCAGTTCGACTCGTACACGACGACGCTCGCGCCGTACGCATCGAGCATTCCGTGGGCGACGCTGTACGGCTCGCATATCGGCGACGTCGACAACCTGAACGCGGCGCTCAACCTGAACAGCGCGATTCAGTACGCGAGCCCGACCTTCGCGGGTTTCTCGTTCAGCGGCACGTTCTCGTTCGGCGGCGTGGCCGGCGACTTCTCGCGGCGGCGCGGCTGGGCCTTGGCGGCGAGCTACAACCGCGCGCCGTTCTCGTTCGGCGTGGGCGTGCTCGATCTGAACCGGCCGCTCGACGCGGCACTCGGTGGCGCGAGCGGCTATATCGGCGATTTCGCGTGCTCGAATCCGGCCGCGATGTATTGCATGCTGCAGAACGCGCGATCGTTGACGGCGATCGGCGCGGGCGGTGCGTACACGATCGGGCCGCTGACGCTCGGCCTCGTCTACACGCATACGACGCTCGACGACAGCCGGTACTTTGCCGATGCCGCGCATTCGCACGGCGCCGACGCACGCTTCGACATCGTCGAGGTGAATGCGGCGTTCGCGGTGTCGCCGGCACTGACACTCGGTGCCGCATACATCTACAACGCGATGAAGACTGACGCGAGCGGCTCGCCGACCTTCCATCAGATCAATCTCGGCGCGACCTACAACCTCTCGAAGCGCACGGCGCTTTATGCGGTCGGTTTCTTCCAGCAGGCCGCGGGGCACGGCATCGGTCGCGATCCGGCGACGGGCGCGCCGGCCAACTATGCGCAGATTCCGAATCTGCCGAATGCGAACGGCAACCGGCAACTGGCGTTGACGATGGGCGTGCGGCACAACTTCTGA
- a CDS encoding aldehyde dehydrogenase family protein has product METNDNFALLDATRAFLAKPKRMLIGGEWSDAASGRTIEVVNPADGSTLARVPEADERDVQRAIAAARRAFDTGPWRAAKTTDRERLLLTLADLIDANARELAEIESLDNGKSVSVAQGLDVAMAAQCFRYMAGWATKIEGSVIDAGMPYLPGSETFTYTRKEPVGVVGAIIPWNFPLLMAAWKLAPALATGCAVVLKPAEDTPLTALRLGELIGDAGFPDGVVNIVAGYGHTAGAALSRDPRIDKIAFTGSTQTGKAIGHAALDNMTRMSLELGGKSPVIVLPDVDVDKAAEGIANAIFFNQGQVCTAGSRAYVHTKVFDRVMERVAQIAAGLKIGPGMDPATQIGPLVSAKQRARVCDYIASGFEEGARAIAGGRARDGAGFFVEPTVLVDTTHAMRVVREEIFGPVLVAMPFDDIDTAVQLANDTPYGLGASIWSNDLSAVHKLVPRIAAGTVWVNCHSLLDNAMPFGGMKQSGFGRELGRAVIDQYTETKSVMMNYA; this is encoded by the coding sequence ATGGAGACGAACGACAACTTTGCGCTGCTCGACGCCACGCGCGCCTTCCTCGCGAAGCCGAAGCGCATGCTGATCGGCGGCGAGTGGAGCGACGCCGCGTCGGGCCGCACGATCGAGGTCGTCAATCCGGCCGACGGCAGTACGCTCGCGCGTGTGCCCGAAGCGGACGAGCGCGACGTGCAGCGAGCGATCGCGGCCGCGCGCCGCGCCTTCGATACGGGCCCGTGGCGTGCCGCGAAGACGACCGACCGCGAGCGTTTGCTGCTGACGCTGGCCGACCTCATCGACGCGAACGCGCGCGAACTCGCCGAGATCGAATCGCTCGACAACGGCAAATCGGTGAGCGTCGCGCAAGGGCTCGACGTCGCGATGGCCGCGCAGTGCTTTCGCTACATGGCCGGCTGGGCAACCAAGATCGAGGGGAGCGTGATCGACGCCGGCATGCCGTATCTGCCGGGCAGCGAGACGTTCACTTATACGCGCAAGGAGCCGGTCGGTGTGGTCGGCGCGATCATTCCGTGGAATTTTCCGTTGCTGATGGCCGCGTGGAAGCTTGCGCCCGCACTCGCGACCGGCTGCGCGGTCGTGCTGAAGCCGGCCGAAGATACGCCGCTGACCGCATTGCGGCTCGGCGAACTGATCGGCGACGCCGGCTTTCCGGACGGCGTCGTCAACATCGTGGCCGGCTACGGGCATACGGCGGGCGCGGCGCTGTCGCGCGATCCGCGTATCGACAAGATCGCGTTCACCGGTTCGACGCAGACCGGCAAGGCGATCGGCCACGCGGCGCTCGACAACATGACGCGCATGTCGCTCGAGCTGGGCGGCAAGTCGCCGGTCATCGTGCTGCCCGACGTCGACGTCGACAAGGCGGCCGAAGGCATCGCGAATGCGATCTTCTTCAACCAGGGGCAGGTCTGCACGGCCGGCTCGCGCGCCTACGTCCATACGAAGGTATTCGACCGCGTGATGGAGCGCGTCGCGCAGATTGCCGCCGGTCTGAAGATCGGGCCCGGCATGGATCCGGCGACGCAGATCGGGCCGCTCGTGTCGGCAAAGCAGCGTGCGCGCGTGTGCGACTACATCGCGTCCGGCTTCGAGGAAGGCGCACGCGCGATCGCAGGCGGACGCGCGCGCGACGGCGCGGGTTTCTTCGTCGAGCCGACCGTGCTCGTCGACACGACGCATGCGATGCGCGTCGTGCGCGAGGAGATCTTCGGGCCGGTGCTCGTCGCGATGCCGTTCGACGACATCGATACGGCCGTGCAGCTCGCGAACGATACGCCGTACGGGCTCGGCGCGAGCATCTGGTCGAACGATCTGTCGGCCGTGCACAAGCTCGTGCCGCGCATCGCGGCGGGCACCGTGTGGGTGAACTGCCATTCGCTGCTCGACAACGCGATGCCGTTCGGCGGGATGAAGCAGTCGGGCTTCGGCCGCGAACTCGGGCGCGCGGTGATCGACCAGTACACGGAAACGAAGTCGGTGATGATGAACTACGCGTGA
- a CDS encoding c-type cytochrome, with amino-acid sequence MRRVGTRVAARWLSAAAACAMAAHAWAGDVADAARARQHWVLNCMGCHTATGGGIPGKVPPLANSLGYFTHVPAGREYVMRVPGASNSALSDQELADVLNWVLTTMNRDALPRDFKPYTADEVAAHRRPALSDVATVRARLVRALHERGIDGVADRY; translated from the coding sequence GTGCGTCGCGTCGGCACGCGCGTCGCGGCACGGTGGCTGTCTGCCGCCGCCGCGTGTGCGATGGCGGCACACGCATGGGCCGGCGATGTTGCCGATGCCGCGCGCGCGCGGCAGCACTGGGTACTCAACTGCATGGGCTGCCATACGGCGACGGGCGGCGGCATTCCCGGCAAGGTGCCGCCGCTCGCGAACTCGCTCGGTTATTTCACGCATGTGCCGGCCGGACGCGAGTACGTGATGCGCGTGCCCGGCGCATCGAATTCGGCGCTGTCCGATCAGGAACTGGCCGACGTATTGAACTGGGTGCTGACGACGATGAATCGCGATGCGCTGCCGCGCGACTTCAAGCCCTATACGGCCGACGAAGTCGCTGCGCATCGGCGTCCCGCCTTGTCCGATGTCGCGACCGTACGCGCGAGGCTCGTTCGTGCGTTGCACGAGCGCGGCATCGACGGCGTCGCCGACCGCTACTGA
- a CDS encoding c-type cytochrome: MKAIDASKWGAACVAAAVAFAWPGAAGAQQAVHYPAGKSLFDAQCAVCHQAGGKGQDGLAPPLTDYPGKYATVEQGRAQLVATLLHGMFGEIAVRDKHYNFKMPSFASASDDDIAHVLNYIVFDLGVQHGDAKPFTAAEIRAGRAKEMDGAAVHAQRAAVTKGLGL; this comes from the coding sequence ATGAAGGCGATCGATGCAAGCAAGTGGGGGGCCGCATGCGTGGCGGCGGCCGTCGCATTCGCGTGGCCCGGTGCGGCCGGCGCGCAGCAGGCCGTGCACTACCCGGCGGGCAAGAGCCTGTTCGATGCGCAATGCGCGGTGTGTCATCAGGCGGGCGGCAAGGGGCAGGACGGTCTCGCGCCGCCGCTGACCGACTATCCGGGCAAGTACGCGACCGTCGAGCAGGGTCGCGCGCAGCTCGTCGCGACGCTGCTGCACGGCATGTTCGGCGAGATCGCGGTGCGCGACAAACACTACAACTTCAAGATGCCGTCGTTTGCGAGTGCGAGCGATGACGATATCGCGCACGTGCTGAACTACATCGTGTTCGATCTCGGCGTGCAGCACGGCGATGCGAAGCCGTTCACCGCGGCCGAGATTCGCGCGGGGCGCGCGAAGGAGATGGACGGTGCGGCCGTGCACGCCCAGCGCGCGGCGGTGACGAAGGGGCTCGGGCTGTGA
- a CDS encoding methylamine dehydrogenase light chain gives MGLFDSWFERSARGVAQHSSRRSAMAKLGKVLVGSAMLPLLPVDRTAYAIDAASGASSAGGAAASGTSDDPTSCDYWKYCAIDGWLCSCCGGTSSSCPPGTTPSPITWIGTCRNPHDGSDYIVSYNDCCGKTSCGKCFCNRNEREKPLYKLSLNNDINWCMANGNSNYHCSVSVLLGAAKQ, from the coding sequence ATGGGGCTGTTTGATTCATGGTTCGAGCGCTCCGCGCGCGGCGTCGCGCAGCACAGCTCGCGGCGCAGCGCGATGGCGAAGCTCGGCAAGGTGCTCGTCGGATCCGCGATGCTGCCGCTGTTGCCCGTCGATCGCACCGCGTATGCGATCGATGCGGCGTCCGGCGCGTCGAGTGCCGGCGGCGCGGCCGCCTCGGGCACGAGCGACGATCCGACGAGCTGCGACTACTGGAAATACTGCGCGATCGACGGGTGGCTCTGCAGCTGCTGCGGCGGTACGTCGAGCAGCTGCCCGCCCGGCACGACGCCGTCGCCGATCACGTGGATCGGCACGTGCCGCAATCCGCACGACGGGTCGGACTACATCGTGTCGTACAACGACTGCTGCGGGAAAACCTCGTGCGGCAAGTGCTTCTGCAACCGGAACGAGCGCGAGAAGCCGCTCTACAAGCTGTCGCTGAACAACGACATCAACTGGTGCATGGCGAACGGCAACTCGAACTATCACTGTTCGGTTTCGGTCCTGCTGGGAGCGGCAAAGCAATGA
- the mauD gene encoding methylamine dehydrogenase accessory protein MauD — MMQTALAVSTALLWVAVVALGAICLALVRQIGILYERIMPAGALMIDKGPAVGAIAPTFELTDIRGTRVKVGGIDTAGRSTLLFFLSPTCPVCKKLLPLLPSLQASETTPVDIVLASDGDRDEHARFAQKHDLARFPYVLSQELGLAYQIGKLPYAVLLDETGTVRAKGLVNTREHLESLFEAKERGVASLQQFVHGDRDRHGHEAHAQHA, encoded by the coding sequence ATGATGCAAACCGCTCTTGCCGTTTCCACCGCCCTGTTGTGGGTTGCCGTCGTCGCGCTCGGCGCGATCTGTCTCGCGCTCGTCCGTCAGATCGGCATCTTGTACGAACGGATCATGCCGGCCGGCGCACTGATGATCGACAAGGGGCCGGCCGTCGGTGCAATCGCGCCGACGTTCGAGCTGACCGACATTCGCGGCACGCGCGTGAAGGTCGGCGGCATCGACACGGCAGGCCGCTCGACGCTGCTGTTCTTCCTGTCGCCGACCTGCCCGGTGTGCAAGAAGCTGCTGCCGCTGCTGCCGTCGCTGCAGGCGAGCGAAACGACGCCGGTCGACATCGTGCTCGCCAGCGACGGCGATCGCGACGAGCATGCGCGCTTCGCGCAGAAGCACGACCTCGCACGCTTCCCGTACGTGCTGTCGCAGGAGCTCGGCCTCGCCTATCAGATCGGCAAGCTGCCCTACGCGGTGCTGCTCGACGAAACGGGCACGGTGCGCGCGAAGGGGCTCGTCAATACGCGCGAGCATCTGGAGAGCCTGTTCGAAGCGAAGGAGCGCGGCGTCGCATCGCTGCAGCAGTTCGTGCACGGCGATCGCGATCGTCACGGCCACGAAGCGCACGCGCAGCACGCGTGA
- a CDS encoding MauE/DoxX family redox-associated membrane protein, whose translation MTIDPVLATSAQAGAAAVVLLGAVAKLRAPVAFRDAVAGYRLLPDALVAPAALAIPLAEALGAAALLFPDTRTAAAIGLIALLLAFAAALAANILRGRTDIDCGCTGLAGVRAVPGANASGAAAPRRIGWLHVARVLLIVALIATALLAPDTRAVVWFDYLTLFFSVPLIVCALLTVDVLLANVPRLTAMRNS comes from the coding sequence ATGACGATCGATCCCGTACTCGCCACCAGCGCGCAGGCCGGCGCAGCCGCCGTCGTGCTGCTCGGCGCGGTTGCGAAGCTGCGCGCGCCGGTTGCGTTCCGTGACGCGGTGGCCGGCTACCGGCTGTTGCCCGACGCACTCGTCGCGCCGGCCGCGCTCGCGATCCCGCTTGCCGAAGCACTCGGCGCCGCCGCGCTGCTGTTCCCCGATACGCGTACGGCCGCCGCGATCGGCCTGATCGCGCTGCTGCTCGCGTTCGCTGCCGCGCTCGCCGCCAACATCCTGCGCGGCCGCACCGACATCGACTGCGGCTGCACCGGGCTTGCCGGCGTCCGCGCCGTGCCGGGCGCCAACGCGTCGGGCGCCGCCGCGCCGCGCCGCATCGGCTGGCTGCATGTCGCGCGTGTGCTGCTCATCGTCGCGCTGATCGCGACGGCATTGCTCGCACCGGACACACGCGCCGTCGTGTGGTTCGACTATCTGACGCTGTTCTTTTCCGTACCGCTGATCGTCTGCGCGCTGCTCACCGTCGACGTGCTGCTCGCCAACGTACCGCGCCTGACCGCTATGAGGAATTCATGA